From Capra hircus breed San Clemente chromosome 12, ASM170441v1, whole genome shotgun sequence, a single genomic window includes:
- the SUGT1 gene encoding protein SGT1 homolog, whose protein sequence is MAAAAAGPAAAARLFRSFSDALIEQDPQAALEELTKALEQKPDDAQYYCQRAYCHILLGNYSDAVADAKKSLELNPNSSTALLRKGICEYHEKNYAAALESFTEGQKLNSADADFIAWIKRCQEAQNGSQHEVSASQRTHQSKIKYDWYQTESQVIITLMIKNVQKNDVKVEFSEKELSALVKLPSGEDYSLKLRLLHPIIPEQSTFKVLSTKIEIKMKKPEAVRWEKLEGQGDVPNPKPFTADVKNLYPSSSHYTRNWDKLVGEIKEEEKNEKLEGDAALNKLFQQIYSDGSDEVKRAMNKSFMESGGTVLSTNWSDVGKRKVEINPPDDMEWKKY, encoded by the exons atggcggcggcggcggcgggccctGCGGCGGCCGCGAG GTTGTTCCGGAGCTTCTCAGATGCCCTCATCGAGCAGGACCCCCAGGCGGCGTTAGAG GAGCTGACTAAGGCTTTGGAGCAGAAACCAGATGATGCACAGTATTACTGTCAAAGAGCTTACTGTCACATTCTTCTTGGGAATTACAGTG ATGCTGTTGCTGATGCAAAAAAATCGCTTGAACTTAATCCAAATAGTTCCACTGCTCTGCTGAGAAAGGG GATATGTGAATACCATGAAAAAAACTATGCTGCTGCTCTAGAAAGTTTTACAGAAGGACAGAAATTAAATA GTGCAGATGCTGATTTCATTGCTTGGATTAAAAGGTGTCAAGAAGCTCAGAATG GATCACAGCACGAGGTG TCTGCATCCCAGAGGACTCATCAGTCAAAAATCAA gtATGACTGGTATCAAACAGAATCTCAAGTAATCATTACACTTATGATCAAGAATGTTCAGAAGAATGATGTAAAGGTGGAATTTTCAGAAAAAGAG TTGTCTGCTTTGGTGAAACTTCCTTCTGGAGAGGATTACAGTTTGAAACTGAGACTTCTTCATCCTATAATACCAGAGCAGAGCACGTTTAAAGTACTTTCAACAAAG attgaaattaaaatgaaaaagccaGAGGCTGTGAGATGGGAAAAGCTAGAGGGGCAAGGAGATGTGCCTAACCCCAAACCGTTCACAGCAG ATGTAAAAAACCTATATCCATCATCATCTCATTATACAAGAAATTGGGATAAATTGGTCGGTGAgatcaaagaagaagaaaagaatgaaaagttggAGGGAGATGCAGctttaaacaaattatttcagCAGATCTATTCAGATGGCTCTGATGAAGTGAAACGTGCCATGAACAAATCATTT ATGGAGTCTGGTGGTACAGTTTTGAGTACCAACTGGTCTGATGTAGGTAAAAGGAAAGTTGAAATCAATCCTCCTGATGATATGGAATGGAAAAAgtactaa